The following are from one region of the Ochotona princeps isolate mOchPri1 chromosome 4, mOchPri1.hap1, whole genome shotgun sequence genome:
- the LOC101530128 gene encoding hemoglobin subunit epsilon: MTSMDDGQQGARPSVMQNKRPNLPAIAQTCFCHICDHQQVPRPDTMVHFTPEEKCIISKQWSQVNVEETGGEALGRLLVVYPWTQRFFDSFGNLSSSSAIMGNPKVKAHGKKVLTSFGEAIKNMDNLKTAFAKLSELHCDKLHVDPENFKLLGNVLLIVLATHFGKEFSPEVQAAWQKLVSGVAIALAHKYH, translated from the exons ATGACTTCAATGGATGATGGACAACAAGGGGCCAGACCTTCAGTCATGCAGAATAAAAGGCCAAACCTTCCAGCAATAGCACAAACCTGCTTCTGTCACATTTGTGATCACCAGCAAGTTCCAAGACCCGACACCATGGTGCATTTTACCCCTGAGGAGAAGTGTATTATTAGCAAACAGTGGAGCCAGGTGAATGTCGAAGAGACTGGAGGAGAAGCTCTGGGCAG GCTCCTCGTCGTCTACCCATGGACCCAAAGGTTTTTTGACAGCTTTGGAAACCTGTCTTCTTCCTCTGCCATCATGGGGAACCCCAAGGTCAAGGCCCATGGCAAGAAGGTGCTGACTTCCTTCGGAGAAGCCATTAAGAACATGGACAACCTTAAGACTGCCTTTGCTAAGCTGAGTGAGCTGCACTGTGACAAGCTGCATGTGGATCCTGAGAATTTCAAA CTCCTGGGCAACGTGCTGCTGATTGTTCTGGCCACTCACTTTGGCAAGGAATTCTCTCCCGAGGTGCAGGCTGCCTGGCAGAAGCTTGTGTCTGGAGTCGCCATTGCTCTGGCCCACAAGTACCACTAA
- the LOC101529379 gene encoding hemoglobin subunit gamma isoform X2 → MVHFTAEEKAAIEHTWKLVNVEDVGGEALGRLLLVYPWTQRFFDNFGNLSSASAIMGNPKVKAHGKKVLSAFGEAVKNMDDLKNTFAHLSELHCDKMHVDPENFKLLGNVLVVVLSHHFGGEFTPQVQAAWQKVVSGVANALAHKYH, encoded by the exons ATGGTTCATTTCACAGCAGAGGAAAAGGCTGCCATTGAACACACATGGAAACTGGTGAATGTGGAAGATGTGGGAGGAGAAGCCCTTGGAAG GCTCCTGCTCGTCTATCCTTGGACCCAGAGATTCTTTGATAACTTTGGGAACCTGTCATCTGCCTCTGCCATCATGGGGAACCCCAAGGTGAAGGCGCATGGCAAGAAGGTGTTGAGCGCCTTTGGAGAAGCTGTGAAGAACATGGATGATCTCAAAAACACCTTCGCGCACCTGAGTGAGCTGCACTGTGACAAGATGCATGTGGATCCTGAGAACTTCAAG CTCCTGGGCAACGTGCTGGTTGTTGTGCTGTCCCACCACTTCGGCGGCgaattcactcctcaggtgcaGGCTGCCTGGCAGAAGGTGGTGTCTGGTGTGGCCAATGCCCTGGCTCACAAGTACCACTAA
- the LOC101529624 gene encoding hemoglobin subunit beta-like — protein MALLSPEEKAAVTALWNKVDVEDVGGEALRRLLIVYTWTRRSFMTFGDLSSPSAILANPKVTIHGKKVLGAFTKSLNHLDNLNDTFAQLSELHCDKLHVEPENFMRLGNMLMLVLARHFGKDVTPQMQAALQKLFAGVAMAMAHKYH, from the exons ATGGCGCTCCTGTCTCCTGAGGAGAAGGCTGCGGTCACTGCTCTGTGGAACAAGGTGGATGTCGAGGACGTTGGTGGGGAAGCCCTGAGAAG ACTCCTGATAGTCTATACATGGACTCGGAGATCCTTTATGACCTTCGGGGATCTGTCTTCGCCATCTGCTATTTTGGCCAATCCTAAGGTGACGATTCATGGTAAGAAAGTGCTAGGTGCCTTCACGAAGAGTCTGAACCACCTGGACAACCTCAATGACACTTTTGCTCAGCTCAGTGAGCTGCACTGTGACAAGCTGCATGTGGAGCCTGAGAACTTCATG CGACTGGGTAATATGCTGATGCTTGTGCTGGCCCGCCACTTTGGCAAGGACGTCACCCCACAGATGCAAGCTGCTTTACAGAAACTGTTTGCTGGTGTGGCCATGGCCATGGCTCACAAATACCACTGA
- the LOC101529379 gene encoding hemoglobin subunit beta isoform X1: MVHLSAEEKAAVTALWGKVNVDEVGGETLGRLLVVYPWTQRFFETFGDLSSASAVMGNAKVKTHGKKVMNAFSEGLHHLDNLKGTFAKLSELHCDKLHVDPENFKLLGNVLVVVLSHHFGGEFTPQVQAAWQKVVSGVANALAHKYH; the protein is encoded by the exons ATGGTGCACCTGAGCGCTGAGGAGAAGGCTGCGGTCACCGCCCTGTGGGGCAAGGTGAATGTGGACGAAGTTGGTGGTGAGACCCTGGGCAG gCTGCTGGTTGTCTACCCATGGACCCAGAGGTTCTTCGAGACCTTTGGTGACCTGTCCTCTGCCTCTGCTGTTATGGGCAATGCTAAGGTGAAGACTCATGGCAAGAAGGTGATGAATGCTTTCAGTGAGGGTCTGCATCACCTGGACAACCTCAAGGGCACCTTTGCCAAGCTCAGTGAGCTGCACTGTGACAAGCTGCACGTGGACCCCGAGAACTTCAAG CTCCTGGGCAACGTGCTGGTTGTTGTGCTGTCCCACCACTTCGGCGGCgaattcactcctcaggtgcaGGCTGCCTGGCAGAAGGTGGTGTCTGGTGTGGCCAATGCCCTGGCTCACAAGTACCACTAA